A window of Cervus elaphus chromosome 23, mCerEla1.1, whole genome shotgun sequence genomic DNA:
TCCGAGACTGTAGCAAGAGGTGTTCTAGAAGCTTTAGATGTGTAAAAATAAATCACACATGCTGCTGGACCTACTGTGGAAACATCTGCTGGGAAAATACAGTGAGTTTGGAGGTGCACACTTGGGTGTGTGTCATCACTGATTCTCACCTTCTTCTCAGATGCTGTTATCCCTAAACAGAGGGGTCCCAAATCCTAGGCACAAATGTAGCAGAAGACCATTTCCCCTAAACCTGAAAGCCAATTCACTGGCAAATAGACCGAGATACCAGCTTGGGGAACCTTGTTTCTTCAATATATAATTAATGCCTGTGATGTCTTCATTCTGTATTTCAACAGCTTGGtgtttctctatttttcagtCCAGATTTCTAGCCGTAGCATCCATAGTCAGACTTTTCCATGAACCATTTTAGCTTATCCAGGTCCCAGATTTCTACCTTCGTCTATTCAGTGAACTAATACCATCCCCTCCTCCAAATCAGAAGTGGACAATTCCTGTTGTTACATGAAGTATTCTTGTTCCAAGGTCTGGTGAAGATGAATAATATTAAGCTTGGGAATGAATTCTTGCTTCCCAGATTTCCAGAGCCTCTAAGCATCTAACCTTTTTCTCTTGCAGCTAATCACTGAAGAAGCTAAAACTCTACCCTCCCACTGAGACACCAGTTCATTCAGACTGAGGGCTGGGAAGGAGTAACTCCTTGGCAAATAAACTCATACGCCAGCAGCGGTCCTTGACATTTTTCCCACTCCATTCCACTACCCTTGAATGCCATTATTACAGTCCCCTCTATTGTTATAGTGTGTACATAAGTTTCCAACTCTTGCTTCCAAATCTTGCTTCCCCATTTGATTACCTTAGAACTAACAGGCTAAATCATGGACTTCAAGAATAGAGGTTTATTTCTCGAATGCCATTTTAATGCGGGAAACTGGCAAGCAGccgtttctttcagtttttcagagaGCAGGCCTCTGATGAATTTGTTTTTCACAGGGTATGGGTAAACAATTCTAAAACTATTTTACAGGTATGAAAGATTGAACAGGTAAGTAACTGGTAGATAAGAGCCAGGTTTCTGTGAGAGAAGTTGGaaataagcaaaaggaaaatGCTAGGATGAACCCTGGGTTACTGGattaaaatcagagatatcaataTGAACTCAtgttcagatatatatatatatatagttggtcaaaaagttcacttgggtttttctgtaagatcttatggacaaacccaaatgaactttttggtcaaccctatatatacacacacaggggcttccctggtggctcagtggtaaagaacttgcctgccaatgcaggagacacgggtttagtccctgagtcggaaagatcccctggagaaggaaatgacaacccactccaatattcttcctggagaatcccagggacagaggagcctggtggactacagtagatatggtctcaaagagtcggacacaactgaagtgaccaagcatgcatgcacacacactcctaGATAATGTTATTTTAGACTTAAGAACATCTCCTTCTGGAAAGAAAATCTTCCTGGAATGGTTCAAGGAACCAATATACTTGGACTGATGAGCATTTCTTGGTGGTAAATCTTGCACCCAGCACCTAACCCCAACATCTGCATTCCAGATATCTTCCTGGAGCTTCTTAATTAGGCATTCTGAGTCTGCTTATGACACAGAGAGCTATGAAACGTGGGATGGAGTACACTTGCTGATGAAGGCATCAGTATGAACCCACCTGTGAACACTGGGGGCAGTCAAAGCATGGAGCAGGCAGGAGCTGACCACCATTATGATGTATGAGATGAGGAGGATACTTCTAGAGTCCTTTCATATGCTTGACATAGAGAAGACCAGGAGACGAGAACAAGTCATGCAAAAGTCGTTGCAACCATGAGGCGATGGGCTGGCTCACAGCAGATCAGCTCTGACTTGCAATTCTCTGCAGGCTGGAACTTGACCTTTTAGAGACCCAAATCAAAGCAGAATCGgcatttgtttcttcctttgcCTCCATAAATTTCAAGGTCTTCCAAGGGACCCCCCACTCTTCCTTTTTGCGTAATAAAGACGCAtacaattatttcaataaaaccAGAAAAGGCTCTGGTGTCCAGGCAAGCACTCCTCCTACCTATAACATTCTAGGTATAGCCTCTGAGTTCTCTAGGGCAGGGTAGACTGTGGAAAGGAAGAGGTCAGCCTGGCACCTATGATTACAATCTCTTTCCTAGGGCCCCCCTGTCCAAGGGCAGCTCTTAGCGGAAGTGGAGGACACCCTCCAGTACCAGAAGCCCTGTGATGCTCCTGAGATGGGTCAGAGGCTCTGGGCCGATGCAGGCATGTCCTGTCTCCTTCACTGATGCTCAGCAGGAACCACTGGCCTGGAGCCTAACACCACATCCCCGCCTCCAGCAGGGCCTGCCCTCCCGAGTGCTTCACAACTGACCCCATGTCCCAGCTGGACACACGTGCCCGGGTCTCTGGACTTAGTCCAGGACCACAGCAGAGGAGGGGTGACTGCACAGAGTAGGGGGACTCTGGACCCCAGGGGAGAATTTCTACTGACTCACCGTGAAACCAGCGGCAAGACCCAAGGCATCCTGTGCCAGTCAAGCCTAGTCACATCACCCTGAACCAACTGTTCCTTCctccaggttaaaaaaagaagaaagatgaggcCACAAGGAAAGGTTGGGCTCATCCAGTTAAAGGAAGGGCCGGGGTCTCAGGGGTCGCAGGCTGGGCCCCACAACACGAGCAGCCTGTCGCTGGTGCTGGAGCGGGGACAGCACAGGACTCAGTCCCCGTGGACCATCTCACTGGGAGGCGCAGAAGGGAGCACAGAGGAAACCTCGTCCTCCAAGCAGCCCACGACTTCTCCCTctgctttgcccttggacatgtcCTCTCGCTTCCTTGGGATTCATTTTCTTCGTTGCAAAGAGACAGTGACCTGAACCTCTCAAGGACGATGAGcaggatgggatgggggtggacCAAGTTTACGAAGAGTCCTTCTCGGGGACCTCCCCCTCTGTGCCCCAGGGTCTAGCCTCCCGGCATCTCATGTTGAACTTGGCCCTCTGTGGCTCCGGGCGAGGCATGTTCTCCTGAAGACCAGGAGGTGCCGCACATGAGCGGGTCCTCCCCCTGGGAGTCCTGGTTCAGTGAGCAGAGGAACAGGGGGGCTGGGCTCGCAGGGGCCtggcagagaggcaggagggaggtggggagggggagcagaGAAGCTTGACAAGGGGAGAGAGATCAGAGACCTGGACCCAGAAAGGGGGGGCCCTGTGGGGTCTGCGCCGGGTCCTCCATGATCACAGGCACCGGGAGTGAGCCAGGCAGGTCCTCCCACATTTGTTCTGGTTTATTTGACAGGGACAGGTTGTTCAGATACTGGCTGGACAGGGTGGCGTTCCTCTTGACATCTTTGTGTCCAGGGTCAGGTCCTTGTCTTCAGCCGCAGGCACAGTGTCTGCGGAGACGGCTGGCGGGGGCAGGATGCCTGGTCCCCTGCTCTCTGACTCACAGGATGTTCATACAAACATTCCCGCAGAAGGTTGAGCAGCATACGGTATTTTGTGGACAGTGCTGGAAGTATGAACAGTGGTTCTCACAAGTAAACTCCTTGGGTCGCTTCGTACAGGCTTTAGCTTTGAGATCTTaaaagagcaggaggagaagcagggtcAGTGGAACCAGCCTCCACAGAGCACTCCTCTCGAGTTGAAAGCCTCCCCAGAGAACTGAGACCTCAAAATTTACTCAGGAGAAACTTGGATTTTTCAGGGAACTCACCTCCGCCCTTCACCAGATCCTGGTGATGGGTAGTATCTTAAATcccactcctcctcctcttccccaatAGACCTCGATGCCTGGACTTCTGGACTTTCTCCATAATCCTGCAACAGGACTCCGTCTCCCATACTAGTCATGGCCTTGGCCAAATCACCTCCACAGAACCTGCACCCAAACCCTGAGAACTCCACAAAGGCGAGGATGACCTGCTAACCCTCCCCTACTCACCACCATCTGCAGGGACCAGAGAGGGAGGTGAACTTGCCCCTTCATCCTCCCTCCTCTCATGCGGCCACTGTCTGCACGATCCCTGCCGCTTCCCAGCCACACAGCACCCTCAGCGTTTCCCTTCTACTCTCCCCATCCTGCTCCCTCTGAGATAAATTTATCCTGACCCTTGCACCCCAAACGTTGCTCTCCCATGTACTTTCATTCTACACCTACTCCCCTGACAGTCTCGGGATGTTAACCTGCCACCTGTGTGCATAAACCAAAGAACAGTTGTTTGttttcccacctgattctcactcAGGTGTATCTTTCCCCGTTGTAGGCACCACGTGTCTCTGGATTTGGGGGATGGGGAATGAAAAGATGCAggttccccctccacccccatcacTCTTCCCAGAGCCAGATAAAGAGACTGGAGGACCGTGGTTTGGGAAGAACCAGAGTCTTCATAGTGCCATGGTCCGAATAGGATGTGTCGGAAAGTTCTAATTCCCAGGTCCTCCTTAGACTGGACAtgtcacccccgcccccgccccgcccctgccccatcACCTACGGTTCATCCCCTGGCTGCGTTGCCCTCCCCGGGCCTGCAGCAGCAGGACGCAAAGAAGCaagatggacagcagagcctgggttCTCATGACTCTGGCCAGAGTGGTGAGCACTCCGTCTGGCCTGGACTCCCCTGGACAgctgagtggggagaggggaagggaaggaaggagaggtgatcctgggctcctggctgcctCTCCTGGCCAAGCCGGGGCAGAGCAAGGAGCCCTTGTTTCCTCCCCTGGCCTGCCCCTCACCACGGCCCACTCCTGTGACCCTGGGGCTCCTACAGGGACGGTCCTCCTCTCACAGCTAATCGTCTCCTTTTGCAAACAAACTATTTTTTCTGCAAAAAAACAGTAGCtctatattttgtttataaaataatttataaacaaaattaaagaagGAACATAGTttaaaagatacagaaacaaccaaAGTCCAACCATAGATggctggataaagaagatgtgatatatatatacaatggaatattattcagccatgagaaagaaggaagtccTGGCACTGatgacaacttggatgaaacttAAAGCATTAggataagtgaaaaaagccagacaggaAAAGATAAATGATATCACACGTGTGTTATCTAAAAaactgaactcatagaaacaaagagTAGTATTGTGGTTCATAGGAGCTGGAGGTTGGGGGACAAGAGGAGATTTGGGGAAATGGTCcaaactttcagctataaaattaataaattctgGGAATGGAATGTACAGCCTAGTGGTTACAACTAATCTTAGTGTATTATATACCTGAAAGTTCCTAACAGAATAAATCTTAAATATTATcgtcattaaaaagaaatgatggggacttccctgatggtccagtgtttaagaatccaccttccaatccAAAGgacgaggttcaatccctggctggggaaataagaccctgcatgccacagagtgtaaccaaaaaaaaaaaaaggcaataaagtTCCAAGAGGAAAAATACAACTGATACaactgtcattatttgcagatgatgttGAATACTTTGAACACTGAAAAGAACACATCGTGATATTACAGTAAACAATGGGTGAGTTTAGCAAGATAACTGGCTACAGATCAATACGCAAAAGTCCGTTTATCTACATTAGCAACAAACGAAAAGGAATAATTAAAAAGCTAGGATGTTGTTTACAATTTTAACAGTTCAAACCTCtaggaataaatataacaaaGACAAGCCAGAACTCTACATGGAAGAACTTATTAAAACTTTGTGAAAGGATATTAACAAGACAGAAATAGATGAGAGACCTAACAAGGTCAGGATGAGGGGGGTGACGAGAGTGTGGATTTGAAAATGCTTCCTGACCCTGCAGTAGGCGTGGTTGGGAGGTGCTCAGATTTCTGCCAAAGCCTCCTGATTGGCGGACACAGTGTAAGGCAGTCACAGCTCCTCGCCTTCACTTTGCCTTCTGTTCTAAGCTGTGCCTGGTCACAACTTTGACCAGGACTTGCCCAACCATCCTACCAGCAGCATGAAGCCTGCGCTGTTTCTCCAGCTCCTGCTGCTGACTCACTTAGCATCGCAGCTGGTGTCTGGGAGTCCCAAGCAACATTTTAGGAGTAGGTGCTGGGTCTGGGCCCAGGGGAGGGAAGAAGCATCTGGAGAGATGAGAGGATGTGAGGGATGGGTACATCTCATGAAAAAATACAGTTTCGTGTTCAAAAGTCCGAGTTTTATTGTCAGCAAGATCTAGGTTTGAATCCCCGCTCTGTTTCACACTGAGTGAGCTTAAGTAGAGTGTGTGACCTTTGGATTTTATCTTTGTGATGGATAGAATGAGAGTGGGGTAGCTGGGAGACGAAATGGAGACAATGCATGTAAACATAGAGTGCCCCTACTGAACCAGGGTAAGTGCTCGATAAGTATTAACTACTGTAAATGTTATCCGCTCCATCATCCAGCTTCTTCATGGATGCTTGGGCCAACTTTTCAAGCattgaaacagagaggaaaagtaaATTGGCAGAATTCAACCTGCGACCTACATAATCTCAGCCTCAGAGGATTTTTTGCGAGGAAAGGAAACAAAGTGTTGCATTTCATTTCCCATGTTAAATGCTCAGAGGTGCCTGCACAGTCATCAGAGATTAGCACTCATGGGAAGGTGTGGAGTTCATCTCTGCAGCCACTGTTGCCTAGCTCCAACCAAATAAGAGCTCTGGCCACAGTTACTTTGATGACCAAAACCAAATGGAAAATGAGTTGTCATTCATTATCCCTGCACTTCTCCATAGGAGATGTATCTTCAGAATATTGCAGGCTCAGGAGAGGATTATGTGTACTATCTCATGTATCTAGGGAGGCAAGGTCCTATGTTAGAGTTCTCAGAGAGAGAGTGCAGGTTTAACCAAGGAAGGCTAAACTAGCTGCAAGAGAATGGGGTTATCCAGGATAGGGAATAGCTGGAGAACCAGAGACTAAAATTtgaggagagagagacacagaggcttTATGAAAGATTGGTAAGTACCATAGAGAGATTAGGACCAGATACCCTGTAAAGGAAGCAGAACTTGAGACGGTCAACCTCTCTGAGATTCCTGGCTCATGGACTCTTTTTCCAGAGTGTTCCACTGAGCCCCAAGCTCTCCAAAGTGAGGATCAggtccaatttcttttttttaatttttggttgcgttggtcttcattgctgcgcgaGGGTTTTTTCCAGTTTCAGCAAGCAaaggctgctcttcattgcagtgcacaggttaCCTGtcgcggtggtttctcttgttgtggagcacaggcttaggcACACGGgcgtcagtagttgcagcatataggCTCGGTAGTCGTGGCGCTAGGGCCTAGtggctccacggcatgtggaatcttcccagaccagggactgaacccatgtcccctgcattagcaggcagattcttaatcactgaaacaacagggaagcccaaattcttGCATGGATCCAGTGAGCTAAGGAATGACAGGCTGAGTACAGAGTacggtgtgttagttgctcagtcatgtccaactctgtgaccccatggactgtacagcccatcaATCtcttttgtccatgagattttccaggtaaggatactggagtgggttgccatatccttctccaggggatcttcctgacccagggatcaaacccaggtctcctgcacggcagtcgggtgctttactgtctgagctactagggaagccttgGTTTCTGCCAAATTGTCATCAGCCTGGTTCTTGGCTTCTTACCCACCATCTCCGGTATCATTTGCTATTACTGTTATAGCCCCAGCTTCATTAATCACTTACTCCTTTTAGATCAGCATGATATCCTACAGATCCCCTTGTAATTGCAAATACCTGCAGAGCAGTAAACCAACAAAGGCTTACAGAATGCTCTTCTTATGACATTTGCCCCAAAGAAAAGACAAGTCAAAAGGAACGAAAATTAAGATCTGGCAGGTCTTGACTAAAGGAGTTAATGGGTTTGTTCTTAATGGCTTAGAGTTCAGGAACAGAGAGAATATTGTGAGCTGGAGCCTTGGGGCAGGATCCCCTGGTAGAGGTGCTCTTGGCTTTGATCTGATTTCTGGTAGGTGGGGTAAAGGAATGcctaagtaaaatatttattcttctctAACAATAGAAAGTGGGGGACCCTGGAACTCTGACCTCACAATCGCTAGAGACCTGGGAAGATGAAACAGGTGATCTTTGCACCCTGTTCTGAAATACCCATCCTTCTTCCCATGAAAGAAGTCACCGCCAGAACTCATTTGAGATTTGGGTTCTAGCATTCTGATGCCAATAACTTACGTGTGCTGTGCGGTCTTTATCCATTTCAAAAATCTTCTCTTTTACTCATTCTTCCTATGCACAAATAACATGTTAGGTCAAACCCTAGGATAAACTATTGTTTGTTTGAGTCTGCACAATGAATCAGAACAAATGGACCGGCACACGTATGCCATTCATTCCCTTGAACCAGACTCAACCAGGGCCGATGGGGACTTAGCATTTGATCTGCCAGGGTGATGAGTGACCCCTGCGTGCAGGATTCTCCCAAACTCCGTCTTTCATAGAAAGAGTTCTCAGCCCAAAAATCTCACTCTACCTCCCTGTGACCACACTAGGGGATCAGCGTGCCTGGTTCCCCGGCAGTTCCTTGGACTTGTAGAGTTCTGAAcatcactccaggcttctcttttCTACTCTGTGTTCCAGGGTATATCTTGGAACCTCCACCCTGCCGATCAGACCCGGAAAACTGTACCGATTTCtgcacattgcaggaagattgcCAACCAGGATTTCAGTGCTGTTCTGCCTTCTGTGGTATAGTTTGTACATTAAACAAATATGTAAACCGCGAAAGGTAAGGGCCTCTCCTGCCCAACCCTGACTGTAGCACTGCTGGTGAGAGCTCAATAAAAGAGTCTCTCTTACCAGTCACGATGATGGATCTCTTTCTctctaacattttctttctctttaccaAGAATAATTACCATAAATGTCCTGATGGAAGGAGCCTTCCTCCACTCAAGAACTACATAATCATTCTCTCCCTACCATCATACCTGTCAATCTCTGTACCTGTCTCTCTGAACACACTGATAAACTTCTCCATTCACTGACCTGTCTCTGAATCCATGCTCTGGGACCTTGCATCTGGAGCTGCATCACCAGAATCCCAAAGCAACTCTGTTCTCTGGTTTTGCTCACCCTCTTTTACCAAACACCACATTTccgcccccccgccacccccagtgTTCTGGTTTCTGCAGATGCTCCGGTACAAGGGATGCTCTGATTACTTGGCCAGGCATCAGCACCGGCCCCAATTCCACTGAACAGGGAGAACTCCCAGAAGAGAGAAAGGGTATTACAGGCCCGATGAAATGTCTGGTTTCTAATCCTATCTTGCAACTATCTCTTTCTGTGACCTTGAGTAGGGCAGTTCCCtatttttgcctttcattttctcATGCGGAAAATGGAGACTCTTTTTTTTCCAGCCTTGCAAGATGGTTATGGAGGTATAGACAAGATCTCAAGAGACCCACAAGACAGGAGACGTAACCAGTGAGCTTCTGAACTATCTTACTCTCTGCTACATTCCCTGCCTTGAGCATTATAGCCCACATAGGACCCAGAGTGATCAAATACAAGCCCAGAACTAGATCTCTGGACCCAAATCCCGGCTTCACCACTTCTTGGCTGAGTGATCTGGGCCACAGCTTCCCCATCTTTAAAACCGAAACAGCAAAAGTGAAATTAAAGTAGAAAACCCAGACAATCTCTAAAAACATTGCTTGCCACGTAATTctatcttctttcctttctgtataagtgttagtcgctcagtcatgcccaactctttgtgaccccaaggactataggccgccaggctcctttgtccttgaaattctccaggccagaatactggagtgggtagccattcccctctcaaggagatctccccagcccagggatcgaacccaggtgtcccacattgtaggcagattatttactgtctgagccactagggaagccctttgccACATAATAATTACTCAGGAAATTTTAGTGATGAGACAACCACTTCTCTCTCAGGATTGGCCCTTACCATTCAGCTCGACATCTTTCAAAGCTCCACCTTGGAAGGCACAAGCCTAAGTCTGAACCTCTGTGTTCTCTGGGTTCTCTGAGGTTCCGCTTTCCCTATGACATGAGGACTTAGCTTCACGGTTTTGTTGCAATCATGGAAGtagtggaaatttttaaaatgatatctcTAAGAAAAAAACCTCATCAGGtaacatttgaaaatgtttttcttctacaGACCCAAAAGCAAAACCTTGAGAAACAACGGGGTTGGCGAGTGAGGCATATTTTCCAGAGCATTTTGTAAGTATCACGGTTGGACCTGGGCTTCCCCAGACAAGTTTTCTCcagttttccttctccagcctctcCAGAGACTCACAGATTCCCAAAAGGTCAGAATAGCCTTTTGTCACTGATGGCCCTGCCTCCATTGTTCCCCTCCTGAGGCTATGTCCTCACTCCCTGGGGCAGGATGTGGTCCAGAGTCAGTTCAGCAACACAGAACAGCGAAGGAGGCTGGGTCATGGCCCAAGGTGAACTCAGGACACTCAGATCTGAATGTATGCCAGGGACCAGGGTCTGCCAGCCTCAGGTTGACAGTGCCCTGGGCAGGGAGTAGAGCTGAGCCCTTCACACTGTGTGGCCTTGGTCAGCTCACCTTATGTCTCTGAGACCACCAACTTCCccatgggaaagacaagagaacaTCTGTCCCTCAGGTtctgtgaggattacatgaggCCATGTGGAATGGAAGAATTTGGTCATTGCAAAGACGCTGCATAGGTTAGAAGCTGCCAGCAACTCACACTTTCTGGGTTCCAggcttttcctctttaaaaaaaaaaaataggggaaggacttccctggcattccagttgTTAATATTCCACGCTTCTGTTGCAAGAGGCAcgggttctacccctggtcagagaactaagatccaacatgtttTGCAGCTTGGCCAAAGCAaaaggtgtgtgtggggaggggggtggaatTATCTTTATTGTTTTACCAATATTAcaagaaaggggagaaaaatggagTCTTCTGTAACTCCACCATCAAAAGAAAGCTACTCTTCATATCTTGGgagcatcccttgtggctcagctggtaaagaaatctgcctgcaatgcgggagaccctgggttggaagggaacagctacccacaaagagtcagacacgactgagcgactttcacttcacttcacatcttggtagcattttttttttcaggctgtcTGGGGGGAAATGAGGAACTTAGGGTCTTCTAACAGCCCTTCTGAAGTCAACAGAGTTTCCAAGTTAGAACCTTGGTATTTCAGCTTagaaactctgtactcattaGATAAATGGTAGCGAGCAGAGGCCAGTGAAGGTGTTGAAGTGCATGTGGACCACAGTTGCTCAGGTCCTGAGGAGCCAGCCATGCTGACTTCCTCTGCACCTTATAATAATTAACTTCCCGAGTCACACACTGGCCAGCAACCAATGCATCAACACTGTAGCCTAGTCCAGGACCCGTGCAGCATTCACTTTCAGATCTGTTAGATCCTTGTGTCACCATGTTTGctgtccccaaccctgcagccTGTCCTCTGCAGAATGGTTCCCCTCAACTGACAGTTCCTACCATGGAGACCCCTGTGTTGGCTGGGAAGTTCAGGCAAGGTAGGAGATGGTAGTGCCAGTGAGAGCCTGAAAAATAATACTGATCTTATTCCCAGAAAAGGTAGTGTTGAGCTTCCTGTGGAGACAGGGAATGGAGGATAGCATAGACCAGGCAGATCCCATCACAGTCTTCCAGGAAACCTGGGCTCTGCTGGGTGTTGTAAGGGCTTCCAACTTTGTCAATGAGAACTAACATTTTTAGCCATGATGTCCTTCATCTCACGGGATCCTCACAGCAACAATAATACCCAGTTTACAGACAAAGAAACCGAGAATTGTGGAGTTAAAGTAATAATCTCAGCATTAGCCAACCGGTCAGTGGTGGAGCTGGATTACAAACCCGAGGCTTGGGGTGACAAGCCCAGAGGATTGTCGCTGTGAGCGATTTAGTTCATTTCTACTGAGTAGATTCTCACACTTCCTATTTCCACTGAATGTTTCCACTGATGCTTTCATCCAGCTGTCAACTAGGGCTCATACTCCTTTCTAAGCCCTTTCAGGCTTAGAAACCTGCCTCACTAAACTTGATCTTTTGCCAATGCCCCAGCCACTCTCTCTCCAGCTATCCTCTAACTCAAGCTCTTCTTTCTGCCCAGAATGTCTTTCTCCCACTTTTTCAACAAACTCCCAATCATGTTTCAAGTTTCATATTAAGAAAAAGATCTCCATGGAAGCTTCACCAATCCACCCCAGGCAGAATGGTTCTCTTGTCTTTTCACAGAACCTTATCGTGGCCCTACCTTCTACTTTATCACACTGTACTGTAATTGTTTACCTTAGTATTTTCTTTGTCTAGAATATGAGTTTCCTAAAAGTAGAAACTGTGTCTGATTTCTATGCCACAGTACCCTTTAACCCAACACCATGCCTTGCacatagtgaaaagtgaaagtg
This region includes:
- the WFDC13 gene encoding WAP four-disulfide core domain protein 13 encodes the protein MKPALFLQLLLLTHLASQLVSGSPKQHFRRYILEPPPCRSDPENCTDFCTLQEDCQPGFQCCSAFCGIVCTLNKYVNRERPKSKTLRNNGVGE
- the WFDC11 gene encoding protein WFDC11, which translates into the protein MVNIMKFWTPLPVMFLCMVLLSVLGGVKERYNRGELFLDECWGEPTIRDCSKRCSRSFRCVKINHTCCWTYCGNICWENTLITEEAKTLPSH
- the WFDC10B gene encoding protein WFDC10B, giving the protein MRTQALLSILLLCVLLLQARGGQRSQGMNHLKAKACTKRPKEFTCENHCSYFQHCPQNTVCCSTFCGNVCMNIL